The following proteins are encoded in a genomic region of Tenacibaculum sp. 190524A05c:
- a CDS encoding DUF4294 domain-containing protein, with translation MRKLFFCFFVATSLFVDAQIKDTLPNFNDEYFLVRDGDSLMIKLNEVSVLPKHKFKSRIDVNYYYWFKKKVFKAYPYAVLASKRIDSLNARLGRIESKSKKRKYVKRVQKYLEEELTDQIKKMTKTEGRLLIKLIHRQTGKTVFQNIKELRSGWKAFWYNTTANIFSLSLKDEYHPETENEDYLVEDVLQRAFIDETLESQVPKLDIDSYQILESRKGEVNVETYKEMFAKLRKKRKRKKKKKKK, from the coding sequence ATGAGAAAATTGTTTTTTTGTTTTTTTGTTGCAACTTCACTTTTTGTGGATGCTCAAATAAAAGACACTTTACCTAATTTTAATGATGAATATTTTCTGGTAAGAGATGGAGATAGTTTAATGATCAAGTTAAACGAGGTTTCTGTTTTACCAAAACATAAATTTAAATCAAGAATAGATGTTAATTATTACTACTGGTTTAAGAAGAAAGTATTCAAGGCTTATCCGTATGCAGTTTTAGCTTCCAAACGTATTGATAGTTTAAATGCACGTTTAGGTAGAATTGAATCTAAAAGTAAAAAACGAAAATACGTAAAGAGAGTTCAAAAGTATTTAGAAGAGGAGTTAACAGATCAAATTAAAAAAATGACCAAAACAGAAGGTAGGTTATTGATTAAGTTGATTCATAGACAAACTGGAAAAACAGTTTTTCAAAATATAAAAGAACTTAGAAGTGGATGGAAGGCATTTTGGTACAACACAACAGCTAATATTTTTAGTCTTTCTCTTAAAGATGAATATCATCCCGAAACCGAAAATGAGGATTATTTAGTAGAAGATGTTCTGCAAAGAGCATTTATTGATGAAACTTTGGAATCTCAAGTTCCTAAATTAGATATTGATTCGTATCAAATTCTAGAATCGAGAAAAGGAGAAGTAAATGTTGAAACATATAAAGAGATGTTTGCTAAACTTCGTAAAAAGAGAAAAAGGAAAAAGAAGAAAAAAAAGAAATAG
- a CDS encoding aminotransferase class I/II-fold pyridoxal phosphate-dependent enzyme: MVKDLFERIKSDKGPLGKWADKAEGYYVFPKLEGPISNRMMFNGKPVVTWSINDYLGLANHPEVLKVDGESAAADGMAYPMGARMMSGHTKYHEQLERECAEFVGKEASYLVNFGYQGMVSAIDALVSKDDIIVYDMDTHACIIDGVRLHAGKRFVYRHNDIESCEKNLKRATKMAEKTGGGILLVSEGVFGMRGEQGRLREIVALKEKYNFRLLVDDAHGFGTLGEGGRGTGYEQGVQDGIDVYFATFAKSMAGIGAFFAGDKDVVQYLQYNMRSQMFAKSLPMPMVKGALKRLDMIRTMPELKDKLWEITGALQSGLRDAGFDLGTTQTCITPVYLKGDIPEAMAMVHDLRENHGVFCSIVVYPVIPRGMIILRLIPTARHTIEDVNETIKAFTAIREKLENGTYKKIAEAIMTA, translated from the coding sequence ATGGTAAAGGATTTATTTGAGAGAATTAAGAGTGATAAAGGACCATTAGGTAAATGGGCAGATAAGGCGGAAGGATACTACGTATTCCCAAAACTAGAAGGGCCAATTTCAAATAGAATGATGTTTAATGGTAAACCTGTAGTTACTTGGAGTATTAACGATTATCTTGGTTTAGCTAACCATCCAGAGGTGTTAAAAGTAGATGGAGAATCTGCGGCAGCTGATGGAATGGCTTATCCAATGGGAGCTAGAATGATGTCGGGACATACTAAATATCATGAGCAATTAGAGAGAGAATGTGCTGAGTTTGTTGGTAAAGAAGCTTCTTATTTGGTAAACTTCGGTTACCAAGGAATGGTTTCGGCTATCGATGCACTTGTTTCTAAAGATGATATTATCGTTTATGATATGGATACTCATGCTTGTATTATTGATGGTGTTCGTTTACACGCAGGTAAGAGATTCGTGTATCGTCATAATGATATTGAAAGTTGTGAGAAAAACTTGAAGAGAGCTACCAAAATGGCGGAAAAAACAGGAGGAGGAATTTTATTAGTCTCTGAAGGAGTTTTCGGTATGAGAGGTGAACAAGGAAGATTACGTGAAATAGTAGCTCTAAAAGAAAAATATAACTTCAGATTATTAGTTGACGATGCTCATGGTTTCGGAACTTTAGGTGAAGGTGGTAGAGGTACAGGTTACGAGCAAGGTGTACAAGATGGTATTGATGTTTATTTTGCAACATTTGCAAAATCAATGGCAGGTATCGGAGCATTTTTTGCTGGAGATAAAGATGTAGTTCAATATTTACAATATAACATGCGTTCTCAAATGTTTGCTAAATCTTTACCAATGCCAATGGTAAAGGGAGCATTAAAGCGTTTAGATATGATTCGTACAATGCCAGAGTTAAAAGATAAACTTTGGGAAATTACGGGTGCTCTTCAAAGCGGACTTAGAGATGCTGGTTTCGATTTAGGTACTACGCAAACATGTATTACACCAGTATACTTAAAAGGAGATATTCCTGAGGCTATGGCAATGGTGCACGACTTAAGAGAAAATCATGGAGTGTTTTGTTCTATAGTTGTATATCCAGTTATACCTAGAGGAATGATCATATTAAGATTAATTCCAACTGCTCGTCATACAATTGAAGACGTAAATGAAACGATTAAAGCATTTACTGCCATTAGAGAAAAACTAGAAAATGGTACGTATAAGAAAATAGCAGAAGCAATAATGACTGCATAA
- a CDS encoding DinB family protein: MIDAIEKNLQRGIKLLNNISDEQYSDCSVPPYYSSIGNNMRHILDVFSCIFKGINEGNIDFSDRERNELAQVQTKFGIDYFNQIINELSNLDEKDFDRIVKVTDDLGTGKITTNYTLGSALVQAHSHTIHHYASIGFIIDHLGIELPDADFGYNPTTPRKN; this comes from the coding sequence ATGATTGATGCTATCGAGAAAAATCTCCAAAGAGGTATTAAATTACTTAATAACATATCCGATGAACAATATAGTGATTGTTCAGTACCGCCTTATTATTCGAGTATAGGAAACAACATGAGACACATATTAGATGTCTTTTCCTGTATTTTTAAAGGAATAAATGAGGGAAATATTGACTTTTCTGATAGAGAGCGAAATGAGTTAGCTCAGGTTCAAACAAAGTTTGGTATTGATTACTTCAACCAAATCATTAATGAGTTAAGCAATCTTGATGAAAAAGACTTCGATAGAATTGTAAAGGTTACTGACGATTTAGGAACTGGGAAAATCACGACGAACTATACCTTAGGAAGTGCTTTAGTACAGGCTCATAGTCATACCATACATCATTATGCAAGTATCGGATTTATAATAGACCATTTAGGGATAGAACTACCAGACGCAGACTTTGGATACAATCCAACTACCCCAAGAAAGAACTAG
- a CDS encoding DUF2147 domain-containing protein, with the protein MFLPNRTYKRIILTSIILISLSGKSQSIIGKWKTLHESTGKPVSIVQLYEQNGKIFGKIIEILEKEHEKDLCIKCKGEEKNKPVLGLTIIKNMEKAGKFYKKGTIFHPVLGKTFRCRIKLLDNNPDRIQVRGYFLFLFGTQYWERVL; encoded by the coding sequence ATGTTTTTACCAAACAGAACATATAAAAGAATCATCCTAACCTCTATTATACTGATTTCCCTATCAGGAAAATCACAAAGCATTATTGGAAAATGGAAAACATTACATGAGTCTACAGGAAAACCCGTCTCTATTGTTCAACTTTATGAACAAAACGGAAAGATTTTTGGTAAAATCATTGAAATCTTAGAGAAGGAACATGAAAAAGATCTCTGTATAAAATGTAAAGGGGAAGAAAAGAACAAACCTGTATTGGGGTTAACTATAATAAAGAACATGGAAAAAGCTGGAAAGTTCTATAAAAAGGGAACTATTTTTCATCCAGTACTAGGAAAAACCTTTCGTTGTAGAATTAAACTTTTGGATAACAACCCTGACAGGATTCAAGTAAGAGGATATTTTTTATTTTTATTTGGCACGCAATATTGGGAAAGAGTTTTATAG